Proteins from a single region of Apium graveolens cultivar Ventura chromosome 7, ASM990537v1, whole genome shotgun sequence:
- the LOC141674965 gene encoding histidine kinase CKI1-like, which translates to MALENYNLTCYSQPVNRENGELFGIVTLHPCTSLVPSILVALDSANGNSSVGHSWIDSQDILFFNTALMDGRGAVSMGFETKGIVQSLSGNIRNDGSLFLATKDGQVLNKANIQNTRIVIDSNNSVAFVLSNQSGDKLEGHIVGNLTCQENDGTLQPKTITASGTKYDAYCSQVEILGVDTVFLLAMPLEGPERSLHKHFSISYQYLFATIGLIFVLTVLFVVIVVVALKRVIQLGVALRKQKDATAQVERKCIQKSTNYASASHDVRGSLAGIAGLIEIALIQVDRGSDLEANIMRMKTCSDDLLAILNNILDRSKLEAGKVPLDEEEFEVSKLIEDVTDLFHAVGIKKGVDVVLDLSDGSVNKFDHVKGDRKKLRQVLSNLLSNAVKFTSEGYVSVRAYARKPRSSSSRLNSTRKGPWSWLLWILGIEACTDYGTTVNSFQKNENCVEFIFEVDDTGVGIPKDKQETVFDNYAQIKETSAGKEGTGLGLGIVQSLVRLMGGDIEIVDKDACKRGTCFKFNTYFSVCETDQRISSGRDQSDDIESVGGRMSSGESYSARSLNLIISPNTEGSQVVIFIKNEERRKVCKKFYERQGLKVLVTRNIEELSTTFKENQEQGVLSSAVLPDLMHFFSITVPRNSSTNPKKCRESLDGTDQEIPPTHRSYKASVKTNFLQAISSSPSLSTSRLYQVLSFFRVWGRDARGHPASIHSETLTISSETTTAVNEASTSVSQTRPVASSSLEIKEADKPLSGKKVLLVEDEPLLQKIATTILSMLGAITEVCANGQEAVLTVCEALNGQRASHVLPYDCIFMDCEMPVMNGIEATRRSEKKRLNSKCTYPFLL; encoded by the exons ATGGCTTTAGAAAATTATAACCTCACTTGCTATTCTCAGCCTGTGAATCGCGAAAACGGGGAATTATTTGGAATTGTTACTTTGCATCCGTGTACATCGCTTGTTCCATCAATCCTAGTGGCCCTGGATAGTGCAAATGGAAATTCTTCAGTAGGACATTCGTGGATTGATAGCCAAGATATTTTGTTCTTTAACACCGCTCTTATGGATGGGAGAGGAGCAGTATCTATGGGGTTTGAAACAAAGGGGATAGTGCAATCCTTAAGTGGAAACATCAGAAATGATGGGAGCTTGTTTTTGGCTACGAAGGATGGGCAAGTACTTAACAAAGCAAACATTCAGAACACTAGAATTGTTATTGACAGTAACAATTCTGTTGCATTTGTGTTGTCAAATCAAAGCGGTGATAAATTAGAGGGCCATATTGTTGGCAATCTTACATGCCAAGAAAACGATGGCACACTACAACCTAAGACTATCACCGCTTCTGGAACAAAGTATGATGCATATTGTTCTCAAGTTGAAATCCTTGGGGTAGATACG GTTTTCTTATTGGCTATGCCACTTGAGGGACCAGAGAGATCCCTGCACAAACACTTCAGTATATCGTACCAGTATCTTTTTGCGACGATCGGCCTAATATTCGTTCTAACTGTTCTTTTTGTTGTCATAGTTGTTGTAGCATTAAAAAGAGTGATACAGTTGGGTGTTGCATTAAGGAAACAAAAGGATGCAACAGCTCAAGTAGAAAGGAAATGTATCCAGAAGAGTACAAACTACGCAAGTGCAAGCCATGATGTCCGTGGCTCTCTAGCAGGGATTGCCGGTCTAATAGAAATAGCCCTGATTCAAGTTGATCGTGGATCTGATTTGGAGGCAAATATAATGCGCATGAAAACTTGTTCCGACGATCTTTTAG CTATTCTGAACAACATACTGGACAGAAGTAAGCTAGAAGCCGGAAAAGTCCCCCTTGACGAAGAAGAATTTGAAGTGTCGAAGTTAATTGAGGATGTCACTGACTTGTTTCATGCTGTTGGGATCAAGAAAGGCGTTGATGTTGTGTTGGATCTCAGTGATGGTTCTGTCAACAAGTTTGATCACGTTAAAGGTGATCGTAAAAAGCTGAGACAGGTACTATCAAATTTACTAAGTAATGCTGTAAAATTTACCTCGGAAGGGTATGTTTCGGTAAGAGCATATGCTAGAAAACCAAGAAGTTCTAGTTCAAGACTCAATTCAACTAGGAAAGGTCCCTGGTCATGGTTATTATGGATTCTAGGGATTGAAGCCTGTACCGATTATGGAACAACTGTGAACAGTTTTCAAAAGAATGAAAATTGCGTGGAGTTTATCTTTGAGGTCGATGATACAGGAGTCGGCATTCCCAAAGATAAACAAGAAACTGTTTTTGATAATTACGCCCAAATCAAGGAGACATCAGCTGGAAAAGAGGGCACGGGCCTCGGACTTGGTATCGTTCAATCTTTG GTACGCTTAATGGGCGGGGATATAGAGATTGTTGATAAAGATGCGTGCAAAAGAGGGACTTGCTTCAAGTTCAACACGTATTTTTCTGTATGTGAAACAGACCAGAGGATTAGCAGTGGAAGAGATCAATCTGACGATATTGAAAGTGTCGGTGGTCGCATGTCATCTGGTGAATCCTATTCAGCTCGAAGTCTGAACTTAATTATCAGCCCAAACACTGAAGGATCCCAAGTTGTGATCTTCATTAAAAATGAAGAAAGGCGGAAAGTTTGTAAGAAATTCTACGAAAGACAAGGACTCAAAGTGTTGGTCACGAGGAACATTGAAGAACTTTCGACTACTTTTAAAGAAAATCAGGAACAAGGAGTTCTTTCTTCAGCCGTTCTTCCAGATCTGATGCACTTCTTCAGCATAACTGTACCTCGCAATTCAAGTACAAATCCAAAGAAGTGCCGTGAGTCTCTAGATGGAACTGATCAGGAGATTCCCCCCACGCATAGAAG CTACAAGGCCTCAGTGAAGACAAACTTCCTGCAAGCGATATCATCATCTCCCAGCCTTTCCACATCACGTCTGTATCAAGTACTAAGCTTCTTCCGAGTTTGGGGGAGAGATGCCAGAGGCCACCCAGCATCGATACATAGCGAGACACTAACCATCAGCTCGGAAACAACTACTGCCGTCAATGAAGCTAGTACTTCTGTATCTCAGACAAGGCCAGTTGCATCATCTTCTTTAGAAATTAAAGAAGCTGATAAACCATTGAGTGGGAAGAAAGTGCTGCTTGTAGAGGATGAGCCACTGCTTCAAAAAATTGCTACTACCATTCTTTCTATGCTTGGGGCAATTACTGAAGTATGCGCTAATGGGCAAGAGGCTGTGCTGACTGTCTGCGAAGCCCTTAATGGTCAAAGGGCATCTCATGTTTTGCCTTACGATTGCATTTTCATGGACTGCGAG ATGCCAGTCATGAATGGAATCGAAGCAACCAGGCGCTCAGAGAAGAAGAGGCTAAATTCAAAGTGCACATACCCATTTTTGCTGTGA